The window ATCTTCGCCTTCACCTGCAACCTCCTGCTCTTCTACCAGATCGGCGGCCACGACATCCTGATCCCGTCGCCGCGCCCGGTGAGCAACCTCAAGGCGGCGTGGCAGAAGTTCCCCATCACGGCCTTTACCGGGGTGAACACGCTCTTCAACGCCCTGGCCGACGAGCCGTGGTTCATCGAGAAGCCCCCCAGGACCCTCAAGTTCGCCGGCGCGGGCGGGATGGCGCTGCACCCCTCTACCGGCCGCAAGTGGCTCAAGGTGACGGGGAACCAGGCCGTGGAAGGGTACGGCCTCACGGAGACCTCGCCGGTCGTCACCTTCAACCCGGTGGGCGTGGCGGTGAAGGAGGGGAGCATCGGCATCCCCCTCCCCTCCACCGAGGTGCGCCTGGTGGACGAGCACGGCGATCCCCTCCCCGAGGGCGAGCCCGGCGAGCTGGCGGTGCGCGGTCCCCAGGTGATGTCCGGCTACTGGCAGCGCCCCGAAGAGACGGCGCGCGTGCTCAAGGACGGCTGGCTGCGCACGGGCGACGTGGCGGAGATGGACCCGGACGGATTCTTCCGCATCGTGGATCGCAAAAAGGACATGATCCTGGTGAGCGGCTTCAACGTCTATCCCAACGAGGTGGAGGAGGTCCTCGCCCGCCACCCCGGCGTCCGCGAGGTGGGCGTCATCGGCGTCCCCGACGAGCGCAGCGGCGAGGCGGTGAAGGCCTTCGTCGTCCCCTCCGACACCGCCCCGACCCCCGAGGACCTGATCGCGCACTGCCGCGAGTCGCTGGCCTCCTACAAGATCCCCAAGCAGATCGAGTTCCGCGCCGAGCTCCCCAAGAGCCCCATCGGCAAGATCCTGCGGAAAGACCTGCGCGTGAAGGCGCCGGCGTAGGGGCCCCCTCCCCCCGGCCCCCGCCCCCGCCTGCGGGGGCGCAGGGCGGGTGAGGGGGAGAACTGCCGCGTGCTACACCAATGCCTCGTAGGGGCGCGATTCATCGCGCCCGTGTCACGCGATGCGCCGCGGCTGGCCTCCAGGTTCGGGGGCCAGCCGCGTCTCTTTTCGGCCAACGCCCACCCACACCATGGGTGCGTCCGACCGCTTCCGGGCTCCCGATTGCCGGCGGCGGCTGTCGGTTGTTAGGATCCGCACCGGCGGTTGAAACCGCAGCAACAACAGCACAAAGTCCGCCTTCGCGGACTCGGGGGTCTGGTGCCCGTTGCACGAGTCGGCTTCAGCCGCCTTCGCGTCGTTCCAGCCGGGGGATTTATCCCCCGGTGCTCCGGCG of the Longimicrobium sp. genome contains:
- a CDS encoding AMP-binding protein — encoded protein: MPTQPWISQYAPGTRPQITDSGFQHIPEMVRRSSAKHAAAPAFSQCMPNGMTGSLTYAEVDRMSDEFAAYLRGTLGLARGDRVAVQMPNSLAYPIALFGIFKAGCVAVNTNPLYTAPEMIHQFSDAGSRVLVISDLFADRLPDVLPATPVETVVTVRITEFFSPVQAMLIRAVLKFVKKQLPATTVPHTAFQEVLKLGRAAVAGGANVPGYLDGVGPDSLAALQYTGGTTGVSKGAMLSHGNLLANTAQMLEMNSRILDDGKEVVLTALPLYHIFAFTCNLLLFYQIGGHDILIPSPRPVSNLKAAWQKFPITAFTGVNTLFNALADEPWFIEKPPRTLKFAGAGGMALHPSTGRKWLKVTGNQAVEGYGLTETSPVVTFNPVGVAVKEGSIGIPLPSTEVRLVDEHGDPLPEGEPGELAVRGPQVMSGYWQRPEETARVLKDGWLRTGDVAEMDPDGFFRIVDRKKDMILVSGFNVYPNEVEEVLARHPGVREVGVIGVPDERSGEAVKAFVVPSDTAPTPEDLIAHCRESLASYKIPKQIEFRAELPKSPIGKILRKDLRVKAPA